The Filimonas lacunae genomic sequence TCCCACAAAGCGCATGCGCTGGAAATGGCCCGTCAGAGCATCGTATTACTGCGCAATCAGAACAACGTGTTGCCACTGAGCAAACAACTGAAAAAGATTGCCGTGGTAGGTCCCAATGCCGATAATGCTATTGCCGTACTGGGTAACTACAACGGCACCCCTTCTCAAACCGTAACCTTGTTACAGGGTATACGCGATAAGGTAGGCCCTAACGTACAGGTGGTATTTGAGAAAGCGGTGAACTTTACCAACGATACCTTACTGCAATATGCCGATGTTGCCAACCAATACCACTGGCAGGGCAAGCAGGGCTTTTATGCGGAGTATTACAACAACACAGAACTGAAGGGCCAGCCACTGGCTACCAGGATAGAACCTGCACTGGATAACAACTGGCAGGAAGGACAACTGATTATAGACACCCTGAAAGGTTATCATTTTTCAGCACGCTATACCACCGACTTCACCGCCAACACCACCGGAAGCATGTCCTTTGAACTGGATGCAGATGATGGCTACCGTTTCCTGGTAGATGGCAAAGAAGTAATTAATGCATGGACACGTAACCGCTGGGGCGCACGCACCTATAAACTGAATACAGAAGCAGGCACCACCTACCGCCTGGTGGTAGAATATTACCAGGCAGAAGGCAAAGCCAATGTAAAACTAAAAGCCGGTCATTTTATCAGAACAGATTTTGCCGCACTGGCCAGCCGCCTGAAAAATGCAGATGCTATCGTATACGCCGGCGGTATATCGCCACAGCTGGAAGGTGAAGAAATGCGGGTAGACTACCCTGGTTTTAACGGCGGCGACAGAACCTCTATCCTATTACCCAAAGTGCAAACAGAACTGCTGCAAGCCTTGCAAACCACCGGCAAACCCGTTGTGTTTGTAATGATGACCGGCAGCGCCATTGCCATACCCTGGGAAGCAGAATACATACCCGCTATTGTAAACGCCTGGTACGGCGGACAAAGCGCCGGTACTGCCATTGCAGATGTATTGTTTGGCGACTATAACCCCGCAGGCCGTCTGCCCGTTACCTTTTACGGCAGCGATGCAGACCTGCCCGGCTTTACCGATTACACCATGCACAACCGTACCTACCGCTACTTTACCGGTAAGCCTTTATACGGCTTTGGCTACGGTTTAAGCTATACCCGTTTCAGTTACCAGAACCTGCGCGTTACCGGTAAAAACAAATACACCATTGCAGTACAGGTAACCAACACCGGCAACCGCGATGGTGAAGAAGTGGTACAGCTGTACACAACAGTGCCCGGTAAAGAAGCGCCCTTACGTTCTTTAAAAGGATTCCAGCGCATTGCACTGAAAAAAGGGAAAAGCAGAACCGTGACTTTTATCGTTACCCCCGAACAACTGGCCCTGCTGGATAACAACGGCAAACCAGAAACCCTGAAGGGTAAAGTAATGATAGCCGTAGGCGGCAGCCAGCCAGGCACCGCCACCACTTCCGGCACACCAGTGCAAACCAGTATTGAATTGTAAACACAAGCGATGATAAAACGGATGTTGCCAGCGGCAATGATGCAGATGCTGTCGTACTGCACGACAGCATCTGCTGCTGTTACAACATGCCATTGCACAAAGCCTGGTAAACAACGAAGCCGTTACAGGCAAAGCTTTTCCACTGGCGACTACCTCTCAACAGGTAAGCACCTTTCCTCCGGCATCAGCAAACACTCTCATTAAAGCCAAAACACATGAATAAAACCTGGTTATCCGTCTTGTTATTGGCCACACTGCAATACAGCAATGCGCAAACAGGCAGCACCATTACAAATACGGCTGCTATATTCCGCTATACCAACCCCATTACACGCGACACCGCTATCTCTATGCGGGATCATTGTATTATTAAGGTGGGCAACAAATGGTATTGCACAGGCACTTCCAACCCGGTATGGACAGGGCCCAACCCCGGAGTAAGGTTACTGGTATCTGACGATATGTTACACTGGAAACAGCATTCCTGGCTCATTGATGCGGCTAAGCTGCCGGCAGACTGCCCCTATAACGGCCGCTTCTGGGCACCGGAAATTCATTATATACAAAAGAAGTACTGGCTTACGGTGAACAGCGGCAAGGTTACCGCAGACGACCCGAAAGGCATGAAAACACACAGCATATGGTTGTTTTCTGCTGATAGTGTTACCGGCCCCTATAAGCTGGTAAACGGCCCGTTAACACCGCAGTATAACAACGATGCTACTTTGTTTGAAGATGAGGACGGGCAAACCTATCTCTATTGCAGCGGCAACGGGTTGTTTCAGGCACCCATAGACTTGCCCACCGGCAAATTGAAGGGCAGCATTCAGAAGTTCCTGGATAAAAGATCGCCCGGCTATCCGGACTGGATGCAGGGCGGCATAGAAGGCCCGTTTGTAATTAAGAAAGAGGGTATGTACTTTATGTTCTTCAGCACCTGGACAAGAGGCTATGAAGTGGGCCTGCTGAAAGCCCCCACCCCTTTAGGCCCATGGAAACTGGCATCTGACCAGCCCATCTTCGGCACCCGCAAAAAAGGATACCGCCCCGAACTGGCGGCCAATGGCGGGTACAGTCACCTGCAGTTTCAGGACACGGAAGACCCTTACTGCGAAACAGGCCACAACGCCTTGTTTACCGGTCCGGATGGGGAGCTATGGAGCAGTTGCCATTATATGATGTATGAGCAGCGCCCCTACCCTTACAGCAAAACACTGGAACCCTGGGAACCGCTGCCGCAAATGGGCATTGAGCCTGTTTACTACCACGATGGACGATTTTATATGCACAACCCTACGTGGACAGAACAATGGGTAGTGCCACAGAAAAGAAAATAAAAAATAATAACTATTATCAATAGCGATATGAACAGATACCAATTGTGGTGTGTTTGCCTGCTGGCCGCGTCCGTTACGGCAGCCAGTGCGCAATCAACAGCACCAGCTAACAACAACACGACGCCCTTAAAACTCTGGTATACACAACCTTCCGGTAATGTATGGGAGAATGCACTACCGGTGGGCAATGGCCGGCTGGGCGCTATGGTGTATGGCAACGTAGAAAAAGAAACGATACAACTAAACGAACATACTATCTGGTCGGGCAGTCCCAACCAGAACAACAGCCCCGAAGCACTGGCTGCGTTGCCCGAAATACGGCAACTGATCTTTGCCGGTAAGTATAAAGAAGCAGAGCAGCTGACCAACAAAACCTTTTTCACCAGTCACTCCTTTGGTCAGCGCTTTCAGCCGGCCGGTAACCTGCTGCTGCGTTTTGAAGGGCATAATAGCTACAGCAACTACCACCGCGAGCTGGATATAGCAAACGCCGTTGCCCAAAACAGTTATGTAGTAAATGGCGTAACCTATACGCGTGAAGTAATAGCTTCCCTGGCAGACAGAATTATAGCCGTACGGTTAACAGCCGATAAGCCCGGCAGCCTTAACTTTATTGCCAGCTGCACCTCACCGCATAAAAAGCAAAGCATCCATACCCAACCCGGTGGCCAGCTACAGTTAACAGCTACTACCGGCGACCATGAAGGTGTGGAAGGCAAAGTGCAGTTCAGCAGCCTGTTTCGCGTAGTACCCGATGGCGGCACCCTGGAACAGACAGATAGCAGCATTGCTATTACCAACGCCAATGCAGCCAC encodes the following:
- a CDS encoding glycoside hydrolase family 3 protein gives rise to the protein MRLIAKMFVTPLLIGACAWGPACQAQNGYPFQNTALSFEKRVDDLVGRLTLEEKVAQMLNTAPAIPRLGIPAYDWWNEVLHGVARTPYRVTVYPQAIGMAATFDTNSIKRMADYSALEGRAIFNKAQQDGREGQRYVGLTYWTPNINIFRDPRWGRGQETYGEDPFLTAMMGSAFVRGLQGNDPKYLKAAACAKHYAVHSGPEPSRHVDNVSPTDYDLWNTYLPAFKQLITQTHVAGVMCAYNAFKSQPCCGSDQLMIDILRNRWQFNGYVTSDCWAIDDFFKNHKTHKTAEDASADAVLHGTDVECGTDAYLSLVKAVKDGLIAEKQIDVSVKRLFLIRFQLGMFDPKEMVSFAQTPASVLESASHKAHALEMARQSIVLLRNQNNVLPLSKQLKKIAVVGPNADNAIAVLGNYNGTPSQTVTLLQGIRDKVGPNVQVVFEKAVNFTNDTLLQYADVANQYHWQGKQGFYAEYYNNTELKGQPLATRIEPALDNNWQEGQLIIDTLKGYHFSARYTTDFTANTTGSMSFELDADDGYRFLVDGKEVINAWTRNRWGARTYKLNTEAGTTYRLVVEYYQAEGKANVKLKAGHFIRTDFAALASRLKNADAIVYAGGISPQLEGEEMRVDYPGFNGGDRTSILLPKVQTELLQALQTTGKPVVFVMMTGSAIAIPWEAEYIPAIVNAWYGGQSAGTAIADVLFGDYNPAGRLPVTFYGSDADLPGFTDYTMHNRTYRYFTGKPLYGFGYGLSYTRFSYQNLRVTGKNKYTIAVQVTNTGNRDGEEVVQLYTTVPGKEAPLRSLKGFQRIALKKGKSRTVTFIVTPEQLALLDNNGKPETLKGKVMIAVGGSQPGTATTSGTPVQTSIEL
- a CDS encoding glycoside hydrolase family 43 protein; this translates as MNKTWLSVLLLATLQYSNAQTGSTITNTAAIFRYTNPITRDTAISMRDHCIIKVGNKWYCTGTSNPVWTGPNPGVRLLVSDDMLHWKQHSWLIDAAKLPADCPYNGRFWAPEIHYIQKKYWLTVNSGKVTADDPKGMKTHSIWLFSADSVTGPYKLVNGPLTPQYNNDATLFEDEDGQTYLYCSGNGLFQAPIDLPTGKLKGSIQKFLDKRSPGYPDWMQGGIEGPFVIKKEGMYFMFFSTWTRGYEVGLLKAPTPLGPWKLASDQPIFGTRKKGYRPELAANGGYSHLQFQDTEDPYCETGHNALFTGPDGELWSSCHYMMYEQRPYPYSKTLEPWEPLPQMGIEPVYYHDGRFYMHNPTWTEQWVVPQKRK